TGATTCTAGTTACATTATACACGCATCGCATCAACATTACAAAGCACAGACTTgtcaaaaaatttctttgcatCCCTATCAGCCATTACGAATCCTTTCATTTTCCAGAGTGTTGTGAGACGAAGGTTTTAGCTTCGGCGTTTtaccaagaaagaagaaacgcAACTGATGGAGAACGAGCTTCGCTGTGCAGCAGCATTCAAACCTGTTTCACCAACTCCTCCTGCACCAGCTCTTGGACAACGGTGACAGAGAACAGAACCGTTACAGGACAGGAGTTCTCCTGCAAAACATGGAGCACCGAAGTGGAGAGATCTTGCAACACGCAATGTGAGTTCGATTCCTTGTTTTTTCCTAGAGAATGTCTCAAATGTTTCACTTTCTGTGGTGACACAGTCCTCGTCTAAATCACAGATGAAGCGTTGAACACTAATTGTTTTAGGTTAGTGAGTTTTTTTAACCTACTGCTATCCTAGTTTTATTCTGTTTCAAGGCGAATTCCTGTTCCGGCCACTTCACGACACTTTGAGTGACGAGGCTGTCGGGGGCATTCTTCTGGTGCTCTCCTTATTCTTGTTGTGCCTGTGCCTGGTCCTCATCGTCAAGCTGCTACACACCCTGCTTCAAGGTCCTATGGCCATGGCCATCAAGAAGTTCGTCAACGCCGACTTCCCCGGCTACTGCGGGTACTTCACGGGTTACCTGGCCTTACTGCTGGGCGCCGGCTTCACCATCCTCGTACAAAGCAGCTCCATCTTCACCTCCACACTTACCCCACTGGTCGGCATTGGCGTCATTGAGTTAGAGCGCATGTACCCGCTGACCCTGGGCTCCAACATCGGCACCACCATGACGGGTATCCTGGCCGCTCTTGCACAGGATGTGGACTCCATCCCCAGGTCGCTGAAAGTGGccttttgtcatcttttcttcAACATCTCCGGCATCCTCATCTTTTATCCATTTTCATTCTTCCGACCGCCAATACCATTGGCAAAGTTTCTTGGCAACACGACGGCCAGATACCGTTGGTTCTCCATTGTGTAcctgttgtttatgtttttcatcTTCCCGGCGGCCATTTTTGCCCTGTCCATTCCGGGTTGGTACGTGCTGGCTGCAGTGCTCATTCCCATCGCTGCCCTCATCATCTTCGTTTGCATCATCAAGTTCATCCAAAGTAAGCGGCCTAGTTGTTTGCCGCCTGTTCTACAGAACTGGAAGGCCTTACCTAAGCCTCTGAGATCGTTAGAACCCTATGACCGGGCCATGAAAAAGCTTTGCTTTTGTGATCGTTTCCAGGAGAAAGAGGAACAGCAAGGCATACCTTTAAAAAACAGTGAGGCCAACAACTCAACTCGATTATAAAATGtcaatgacttttaaaaataactcatATTCAAACGACGATTTCGATCAAATTTGAAGATTGCTGGTTTCCTTTTTCATGATTGACAGCTGAAGAAAATTTACatcgagatatatatatttcgACTAGTGTAAATGGGGATTAAAACTGATTGTGATACGGTTGCAATGTGACAGcttaacatttttcatcttaCACTTGTTTTCTGGTATTTTTTTACCTAATTGTGGACTTTTCCAAAGCGAATGTTTTGAGTAGAATGCGTATTTTCCTTAACCTGTCAGTCTTCAACACACGTGCAGGAGTTTGTACAGCGTGTGCATAACAAAGGCATTAACAtcgacattattttatttccagcaATCGTAACGCAGTGATTAAAGCCATAAAACTTCAACAAAATTGCACCAACAGTAATTATAGCCAACTTCTGAAAAGTTGCATGCAATTATTTCGGCATCAATCAAACTTGCTAAACGTTTACTAAAAAATCGGGTCAAAGAAGAATCTCTTGAAAACAATATAAGACAATTCTGCATAGATATATCCTTACCACTTTCAAGACCTTTACTTGTAAGTTAGcttgattattttttctctccgtGAACCAATCCATGCCATGGTTGAGTATTTTCATCTAACGCAAGGATGTCCATCTAAAGCCTGCAAAGTATTGGTTACTCTAAACTGCCTGTGTATTAGGTGTCCAGTCCAGACACCTTATTTCAATTGAGTTTTCTCTACTTAATACTTATGTTTTAAAGAGTTATTATTTTGCACATATTTTTACGATattattcatgtttttctcAAGCGCAGACATTAACAGCTAGTTTTAATAGTGGTAGTGTCAATAGTAAGACATTAAACTATGCATGCCCATACTGTGTATAaatatgtgagtgagagacattgtgtgtgtgtgtgcatgcgtgcaccTTTGTTTTCTGCCATTTATCACCATAACGTTTGTTCAGGGTGAAATGCTGTTATGTTACATTCACTTTAATACCCATTATAGTGACAACAGATATGGTTTTAAATCCTGCTTTTGAATAGTgaacatgttttaaaacatcagAAACTTTCAAATTATTCTTACAATcactaaatatttatgtctgtttATACACatagaatatattttatgtcacaGTGATCAACATAGATATTTGTGAGTAAAATGTGAAATCttagtaaataaacagtttaaactaTTAGCATTAAAGTATGTGTCCGTGTGGAAGCAGTAAATTATCTCCTCTTATTTGACctagaaaattaaattttgttacaaaattattttcctacTTGAGGGCTCCGGAAAATGCTTTAATATTGCCTTGTCACTGGAAGTGAGCAGctggtgaaaatttcagacctctAGGACGATGAGAAGTGGCAGGATCACCCATGTCGGACCGATCAAGGGGTAGAGATCAGACTAAGAGTGGGCCACCGGTACTCCAGGCTACGAGGAGTTGGGCAACGGACTAACAATTCATTTCTGACACACAGCTACTGAAACTAGAGACAATCCAACAAACGGTGACAGTGGACAGGCAGACCAGGTAACTGGAGTTATGATGGCTGGAGACCAAGGCCGTTTCCAACCTGACAGCTGACCTGCTTACCCAAAGAACGACCTTGTAATTGGAGGAACAATTTTTCCACATAAGATGATTCATTAAGTGACATGGAAGTCACCTGATGATAGGACTGAGAGTCAGACCACATTACCATTAAAGGCAAACGAAGGCACACACTTCAAGACGTTGGAATCAAAAGGGGGTTAGACATAGGTAGTGATTATAACTTGCTCATTGACAAACTTGCTCTAACGCTCAGAAAAGCTAAGGTGGACATAAACCTGGGCTCCACCACTATGCCTGAAGTAAAGGAAGCcacccaaaaagaaaaactgcaaagCCCCAAGGTATGATGGGCTTTTCTCTGAAATGTTAAAGCTGAAGGTAGAAGAAATACCAAAGCTGCACTGCAAGATACTCCAGAAAATATGGGATACTGAATAGACACCAGAAGAATGGAAGAAGGATATAATCTTCAAACTGCCAAAGAAGGGTGACTTAGGGGACTGCAACAACTGGTGAGGCATAACCCTGTTATCACAGACAAGCAAAATTATCAGTCAAATCATTTTGAAAGGGATCACCACTGCTCTTGACATCATCAGACAAGAATAAGCAGATCATGCAGTGATCAAATCTTTACTTTTAAGACAGATTATagaacaaagcacaaaaaaggaATAGCACTCTCAAGGCCATGTTCATAGACTGAGAAAACATTTGACAGCATACACTGTGAGTCACTATGGAAAATCATGCATCACTATGAAATGccacagaaaatagtaaatgaaataaaagcaatataTACAGATTTTTACTGCCAGGTGGTTTGCAACAACAAGCACTTAAGAGATAATTTCAATATTACTACTGGTGTCAAACAAAGATGAATTCTctcactgtttttatttacactggccatggactggcttatgaaacaaacaaaagaaaaatctgttggACACTTACGTTGGCACTGGAAACTGGATTAAACTGATGACTGAAAGCGAATGCTGGaagatatcagaaaaaaatcaggcaGACCTTCCAAACCAAATGTCTGAAAAAACTTTTCAAGATATTCTGGACAAACATAAATACTAAtgaattacttttatttccctGTACAACTGTAAGCAGAATTGACTAACATCTGTTAAAATGTCCCTGAAATCTGTCACCCACTCCCCATTGTTTTTTCCAAGTATGGTGTGGCATTGCTTTTCAAATTTCTGCTCTGTAAAGTACAGAAATATCTGCTGACCTTCTCCCCCTCCTGCAGCAAGCACATGAAAACTATGGGTGCACAAAATCAACCTGCATGATTAATACAAAAACCAGATACATTAATaatcactttaaaaagaaaagagatttaatAATCAGCATCTATGTAAGTTCATCAATGTACTGATTCAGAAACATCTTTATACAATAAGTCTTGATCCTTTGCATGGATTAATGAACCACTTAAATTGCCTTAATGTATGAGATGGAAGGGGgcatgccgagccagcaactaaggctacatcaagGCAAGgcagataccacatgcagagaaaggacagcgtgcccgagacgagagctgaacccaacAGCCAACCCTCCATGTATTGGTGACTGCCACTTTAATATATGAGAGAACAACCTTAATGATCACATATGACGATGTGCCTAAGAACAATTTTGtctaacaagaaacaaacctaatgaatgaaggaaaagaaaaatgaaaaaaactgatgtTGTTTGAAGcagtttatatttacaaaagatgaaaacaaaaataagccctaaaagataacacacacacacacatcagcaagCAAAAGAAACTCTTCAATATCTGCTCAGAGGCCAAGGTACACATCCACCGAATACAAAAGATCAGTGCCTACCATGCTGTCCACACTTGACAGACCCAGTGTGCCAGGCTTAATCACATTCTTAACTAGGGTTTAGACAGAAGACTTGACAAGACAGGCAGGTTCTTCCTGATGACAGAGTATCATGCAGGAAAGCTAACATTTTCAACACCTAGACTCTGAGGCATAACATGACTATTCATTCTGGATTACATATAGGCACTAAAAGTCAAGACAAACATGAGCATTACAAATATGATGACTAGAAAAACGCAGCTTTTATCACAAGCATTTAAAATCTTAAAGGCTCAATATGAAAATGAATCCAATAAAAATTACCAATGTTAACATCATTCCCTCCCAATCCCCAAGCTCTTTTTTGTAAACACTagcacacataaacatttataccctcacatacacacttctATCTGTTCTGTATTAGTAATGTAATCATTGTCATTCTGACTGGCTACAACTTAAAATGCTTCTTGTACTTACTCTGTCTTCAGGGAAGTTACTTGTGTGTCATGTCAGATTCATTAAAGCAGTTTGAAATGATGAACTAATGGTAACCTTTATCGATATGTAAATACTTCTGAAGTTGTTTAAGGGTGTTTGCTGCTAAGACCACCATACTTTTCAATTCTCcaaatttgtttctatttaCAAAAGCTTACaaattttggggaaaaaatattatagaaaacagtttttaaatctATGAAAAAAAGTCTAATGTTTACTTAGCttttagagcaggggtgggcaattgattttcccaaggggccgcatgagaaattgggatggttttagagggccggaccaatatagttaactcagttttacccaatactgtatatatagtatatatactggtgggcgggccagagggcgggccgggccggtcagagacaggaggcgggccggttCCGGCCCGCGcgggcctttgcccaggtctgttttAGAAGGTGCCTGGATCCTTTTTATCTAGTGTGTAAAGGTTTAGTTTTCCCTCTATGATGTTCTTTCTCCCAcattctcagtttctttttgcCATCACCATGCTATATATTAATGCATCCATAAGATGACATGctagatataaattataaataagcCTAAAACATTAACTGTAAACAAACTGTTGCCAGCTTGCCAGCATGAGGAGGGGTGGGgggattagtgttttacgctgtgccagcaactgaggctatattacggcaaggcagccagccctgtaaatagatgccatgtgcagagaaagaatagcgtgtccgagatgagaaatgaattcagggcagccaacattcactgtattggtgacaggcgctaaccgttgcgccactggaccgctcTGCCAGCATGAGGAATCATGGTAAAAGATGATATATCAAGTCCAGGACTATATTACAAAATCCATCTGGCTAAACACAACAGcttgtaagaaataataataaatgtgtatttgtatagCACTTAACAACATTTGGGTTATGCTATAAGTGCTAATTACTTACATGAACTATATGAATGGTAGAACTTGTACAATAAATGAACACTGTGAAAGCTACATATGATATAGAACAATAGCCAGACAGAAACTTGTGGCCTAAAACTCCAGatgtttcttgaacaaataTATTGTAAGGTCACAATATTGTCTGCAGATTGCAGAAATGtaataattcattaaaaaaaataaagattcacAATTCATTCCACTCAAAGGTTAAAAAATTGggttaatataaaaaaaaactgtattgaaACAtgcaaaaagtattttcaaaaattgtttaatacTGACGTATATGTTGGGACAATTATAAATCTTGATGGAGAGAGACCCTTGTGAACTTAATATCTTTCCTCTACCTTCATGAATAAATGGTATATGCCGTTCTAtccatattttcaaaaataatgctTAGAGTGCATTACATGCCcacaaaaataagcaataagTAAACGTCACAATATGCAAATTGACCAAGAGGTTAATCTACATGGGTCTAATGTATGATATAGGACAATGGCCAAAGTCCAGCACTAGAGGAAAAGAACTGTGCTCAAGATGAAAAACTGTAAGATACTAAGTAACTGCCACACATTTTCCCTAACACCTGCTATATACCCTACAGTTTTCTGTCAGTGACATCGCACTTGTTGCATAATCTTGGACTTAAGTCATTGTTCACCCTTCACACATTAGGCCCCTAATGTTTCATATTTTGCTGAAATACCACCATACTAAAATATCACATCTCTTTCCAAGCAtgcaaaatcaaaaaaaaaaaaaaaaaaaaacacaaaacccaaacaaaatattaattttgatcTATTACTTTTTACCATCAgtaataaagaaggaaaaaactaTATAAATTCTTATATGCACATATATGTCCTTGTTTACATTAGAATTGCAGCAAAATGATTTGTACACAGACAAAGCATAAAACCAAAATTtccaaacaatttaaaaatagagaTGATTCTTAAAGTGTTATACGTGATGTGCATACAATCTGAAAATGGTGGTGTTCTCttttaaggctttttttttttaaacacaacctGAAAATGGTGATGATTTCTAAAGTTTCCTTTCAAGTTGCACAGCCTGGAGAATTCTTTGGAATGTTGAATGGTAACAGGATTTTCCCCACTAAGGATTAAAATGCACGATCAGTTGAATTTCTTTTTGGTTGCCGTAAACCGTTCCATatactgtaaaataaaagataaatctTTATTCTCCTTCAACATACAATAACTGCCATATCTTCCTCATCAAGCATAATACACACATTCTAATTAAAAACTCAAAAATCAGTCTCAGAGGAACGCTTAtctctttttgaatttttaaatgaatgtaaTTCACAATCCAGTGGAAAAACTGTTCTTCTGTTGCACTACATCTTtcataaaagttattttcttatGAAAAATTACTCACAGCTTCATAACCTTCCACATTATGGAATGTTTTCATGTCAAAAACATTGCCTTCAACAGCAAAGAGAGAGATCTGTGAATCTCTCATGATGCGAGGTGTAAATGCAGTCACATCTAAGCAGTTTTCTTCCAGGCGTAGAACTTTAAGACGTGGGCAATCAGCTAAACTTTCTGGCAGCCGTGATAcctgcatttattttcaattcaCAACATTGTCTAAATGTTTTACTGTGCTTTAAATTGAAATTTTCATTCATGttattataacaaaaaaataaagctactgcctctttgcttctctttttttatcctctctctttttctctctctcacacacacagaggcataaTGTTAAACATGCATgcttgataaaaatataatctgTAAAAACTAGAGCATATATGGTAATAAAACACATTGTGAGAATATAGATATGTCAGTATGAACATACCATAAATAGAATAAAACTAAGTTGGCAAAGGACTCGTTTCAAATACACATCACActtctgtaaataaatgcaACCAGAAATCTAAAATACACCCACAGTTCACATATTccaaacatttgaaaagtaaTGTCCTCACcgtttttctgaaaatgtaaggcattgttttaaaataaaatgaatgttacTGCTAATGAACTCTTACAAACCCTATTTTCACATTAGTCATTTCACACTTTGGACTacttaaatgtttttagaaaatggCAAAAATGGTTACTAATGGCTGTAATAATGCACAAATCCTATGAACCATATTCATTTATTAAACTATTTATTAAGTTCAACGATGtgttatttaaaatgatttaaaacatattttaaacaaaggtAACCTGGTTCTGGTTGAGATTGAGCTCTACAGCTTGAAGTCCTCCAATGTTTCCAGGCAGTTCCATTATTGCATTACTTGAGAGATCTACTACATCAAGGTTTCGTAGGTTGCACAGCTCTAGAGGGAAGGCATGAAGCCTATTTCCACTGAGATTCAAGGTCTTAAGGTTTGTGATGTTGGCTATTGATCGAGGTACTGATGTTAGAAGGTTATGGTCTGCATTCAACACCTCTAATTTCTTCAAGTTTCCAATATCTACTGGCAAGGATGCTGCAAAATATGCACagataaaaaaacttttccaaaaATATGTATAGTCAAGTCAAATTAGATCCTCAAGaaacacttttacttttgttgagTTAAACagaaactttttgaaaaaatttgcaatatctccccccaaaaaaatttgTCTACTGTCAACAGAAATTCAAATACAAACAATGACTGATACAAgcaaatcattatttaaaagtggtaacattataaatataacaagATATAATTAATTTTGGAAGATTCTAGaatcaaattcattttttttttttatttaaccatGGCTTTaaagtacaacttttttccttcaattATGATTCTAAATTGTCTTCTAACTTGTTCAGATAAATGAAATATGATCGGGAAATAACACTCAGAAATGTGATTTCGTGAATCAGGAGTTCACAAAGTGACTAtatccctctctcttttttttttttacagcatttatagtctttttttctacttaaaaaatttcttgtgcaaaataaatttgctatctaaaaactgaaaattactACCATGAAAAACCAAATCCTCTTACTGATTTTGTTGTGAGAAACCGACAGGTTCTTCAGGCTGGTAAACTGGACAATCCAAGGCGGAAGTTCTGGAATTTTGTTGAAAGAAAGGTCCAGTGTGCGAAGAGAATTTTTCAGTCTCTGAAGATCTTCAGGTACCTGAAAAAATCAGCAGCTATCATTTAGCATATAAGTACTACTTACAAAATTAACAAGATCTAAGCCTCTTGTTCCAATAAGTATTTTGACTATGTACATACATCTTGCTGATGACATTACCCTTTTTTTTTGGCCCCTTCTTCATACAATTGGTATCTTAAATGAtagcattttttctttgtaactcttctaaaacatttatcaggtacattttaaaagttttaaaatattactttaaaaatttagaGTTCATTCCACTGTctgtgaaaaatgaaaagatgtgTAACATAACAGTCTTATGTCATGATAAAGGTGGATCAAGGCATAAGCTTGAGAATGTCAAGTTGTAAAGCATCACATTGTTATAAACTTAGTATCACCAgtgaataatttacatttacttGAAAGCTTCTCTCCTAAATCTATCACAGTAAATTGGAGATTCCCGCTTAACACAATTGTTTATGTGACTTTTCTACCAGTTAAAATACGTGATTCCATATCAATAAACTCTTCCTAGTTCTAAATATTGATGGTCTCTTTAACACTCTTTTATCATAAAGAATGCCATTCTATAAATTTCTACAAATTTAAGTATACTATATCTACGTAATGACTTTTATATACCGTTGAAGTCTTCTAATAATAGTGAGAAAGAAGAACTTTTTTCCTGAAACCATGTTGAAAATCAAATAATAGCAACACCATTTGACCAAAATAATGTTCATCACGCGTCTTGATATTAATCACTAAATTTCACAGATGCAGCATATCAACAACggaacaaatattatttattttatatatcgGACAAACCTCCTTCAAATTAAGTTTGCACAGCTGACATGCCCCTGTTTTTTGTGCTGTCTCAAGGTGCTGTCTGGTGTTTGAATTGCCCATTCTCAGGCtaatttcaatattttacatCATTCTGCTGATTTCCCTTCTAACGACAGTGTTTTGATCGTCTGCCGGAAGAGGTGTTAAGAGTAGGCTCCCTTACTAGGCTGTGTGAACATCACAGGCGTGTAGAGAAATAATAGAGAATAGTAGAATGTGACTCTTCAAAGTTTTAATGAGCCCCtatatctgtgtttttattaCAACCCGATATTTAAACTATATAATATTTGTGATTTATAAGTagagaaacagcaacaaaaataatcaaccTGCTGTGCCTGCTTGAAAGAGcttcaacaaaaacaagaagcagaCGATCAGATGAGATGGCGTCAAAGAGCAAGCCACCGCGGCTGATTTTGTTGACCGGACCACCAGGTAATCGActgaagtattttatatttgatatgATGcagcattgaaaacaaaaacaaaaaaaaagaacgtagaataaaaaattttaaactgtgtAATTAATGTTCTAACATCataattataattgttattatccaaacatatatttttatatctgaatATCGCTTGGATCATTACGCATTGCCCATTTgctttataattaatttttaacaaaatgcaaAGTTATAGCTttataaatgcacaagtttttttaattatgcagGAGTTGGCAAAACCACATTAGTGCAAAAAGTATGCGCTGCCCTCAAAGAAAATCACATCTTAACTCAGGGTTTCTACACTGAAGAAGTTAGGAGTGGTGGCAGAAGGACTGGGTTTGATGTTGTCACACTGTCTGGAAATAGGGGACCTTTGGCAAGAGTAAGGTAGGACtagaaattaaca
This window of the Pomacea canaliculata isolate SZHN2017 linkage group LG4, ASM307304v1, whole genome shotgun sequence genome carries:
- the LOC112562738 gene encoding leucine-rich repeat-containing protein 57-like, with the translated sequence MGNSNTRQHLETAQKTGACQLCKLNLKEVPEDLQRLKNSLRTLDLSFNKIPELPPWIVQFTSLKNLSVSHNKITSLPVDIGNLKKLEVLNADHNLLTSVPRSIANITNLKTLNLSGNRLHAFPLELCNLRNLDVVDLSSNAIMELPGNIGGLQAVELNLNQNQVSRLPESLADCPRLKVLRLEENCLDVTAFTPRIMRDSQISLFAVEGNVFDMKTFHNVEGYEAYMERFTATKKKFN
- the LOC112562736 gene encoding sodium-dependent phosphate transport protein 2A-like is translated as MENPAYGGDGDESNVPVVTIENGIPCSMPEGEKEEDDPWKVTSLKMDYVPWKSLTAWEKLKRTIGYFIKIALVLGFLYLFICSLDFLSSAFRLLGGKKAGEVFQQSDILTNPVAGLMMGVLVTVLVQSSSTSTSIVISMVAANILTIKTAIPIVMGANIGTSITNTIVSLGQITNEGDFRRAFAGATIHDMFNWLTVLVLLPIEIITGYLYRLSEAIVDSMNLKETLDVDKDLLKVITKPFTELIIQVSSSGITNIATGAKAADQTLMKLCCDKIKPAACCSTTLKDLQSFGSYDTKTNFTKLQKANVCKSVSTCVMKQYTDETLPAACFSKPWMYKAHKTPVTLMRPNCKMMSMTSSANQIECCETKVLASAFYQERRNATDGERASLCSSIQTCFTNSSCTSSWTTVTENRTVTGQEFSCKTWSTEVERSCNTQCEFLFRPLHDTLSDEAVGGILLVLSLFLLCLCLVLIVKLLHTLLQGPMAMAIKKFVNADFPGYCGYFTGYLALLLGAGFTILVQSSSIFTSTLTPLVGIGVIELERMYPLTLGSNIGTTMTGILAALAQDVDSIPRSLKVAFCHLFFNISGILIFYPFSFFRPPIPLAKFLGNTTARYRWFSIVYLLFMFFIFPAAIFALSIPGWYVLAAVLIPIAALIIFVCIIKFIQSKRPSCLPPVLQNWKALPKPLRSLEPYDRAMKKLCFCDRFQEKEEQQGIPLKNSEANNSTRL